Proteins from a single region of Nakamurella alba:
- a CDS encoding DNA-3-methyladenine glycosylase, whose amino-acid sequence MTGPELPPGSGRRLTRAFFARPPEVVARDLLGRVVVSGSGPTTVAVRLTEVEAYAGADDPASHAFRGSTARNAVMFGPAGHLYLYFVYGMHWCANVVTGPVGEASAVLLRGGEVLTGSDLAALRRPGVRRTADLARGPAGLATVLGWGPATNGHDLVTGEEQLRAGRRVADDALSTGPRVGVSVAAQVPWRFWVTGAPGVSAYRAAVRRPRRTGSSSMGD is encoded by the coding sequence GCCTTCTTCGCCCGGCCACCGGAGGTCGTCGCCCGCGACCTGCTGGGACGGGTGGTGGTGTCGGGGAGCGGACCGACCACGGTCGCGGTGCGGCTCACCGAGGTGGAGGCCTACGCCGGCGCCGACGACCCGGCATCGCACGCCTTCCGCGGGAGCACCGCGCGCAACGCCGTCATGTTCGGGCCGGCCGGTCACCTGTACCTGTACTTCGTCTACGGGATGCACTGGTGCGCCAACGTCGTCACCGGCCCGGTGGGTGAGGCCTCCGCGGTGCTGCTGCGCGGGGGAGAGGTGCTGACCGGGTCCGACCTGGCGGCGCTGCGCCGCCCTGGCGTCCGGCGCACCGCCGACCTGGCCCGTGGGCCGGCCGGCCTGGCCACCGTGCTCGGTTGGGGACCGGCGACCAACGGCCACGACCTGGTGACCGGCGAGGAGCAGCTGCGGGCCGGCCGCCGGGTCGCCGATGACGCGCTCTCGACCGGGCCGCGGGTCGGGGTGTCGGTGGCGGCGCAGGTGCCGTGGCGCTTCTGGGTCACCGGTGCGCCCGGGGTGAGCGCGTACCGCGCCGCGGTGCGCAGGCCGCGGCGAACCGGCAGCTCGTCGATGGGAGACTGA